In Monodelphis domestica isolate mMonDom1 chromosome 4, mMonDom1.pri, whole genome shotgun sequence, one DNA window encodes the following:
- the LOC100019213 gene encoding olfactory receptor 51F1-like, producing MMETPSNLTSPFSTFHLTGIPGIEEAHAWISIPFCCLYTIALLGNSMILFVIITEQSLHEPMYFFLSMLSATDLGLTVSTMSTTLSVLWFDARDITIDGCIVQMFFLHGFTFMESGVLVAMAFDRFVAICDPLRYTTILTNARITQLGVTMVIRMIVLMLPLLLLFKKLSFCGPNGLSHSYCYHPDVIKLSCSDTKVNSICGLAALILSTGIDTPCIVLSYILIIRSVLSIASPTEQKKAFSTCGSHIGAVAIFYIPMISLSLTHRYGQMAPKIVHTMMANIYLMLPPVLNPIIYSVKTTQLRKVMGKLLLAK from the coding sequence ATGATGGAAACACCCAGCAATCTGACATCCCCATTTTCAACTTTTCATCTGACAGGCATTCCAGGAATTGAAGAGGCACATGCCTGGATCTCCATTCCTTTCTGCTGTCTCTATACCATTGCCCTATTGGGAAATAGCATGATACTGTTTGTCATTATCACAGAACAGAGCCTCCATGAGCCAATGTACTTTTTCCTTTCTATGCTGTCAGCTACTGACTTGGGATTGACTGTTTCCACAATGTCAACAACACTAAGTGTCCTTTGGTTTGATGCCAGAGATATCACCATTGATGGCTGTATTGTCCAGATGTTCTTCCTTCATGGGTTCACTTTCATGGAGTCTGGGGTCCTGGTGGCCATGGCCTTTGATCGATTTGTGGCTATCTGTGATCCTTTGAGATATACCACTATCCTCACCAATGCTAGGATTACACAATTAGGTGTGACAATGGTCATTCGTATGATAGTTTTAATGTTGCCCTTGCTCTTATTATTTAAGAAGCTGTCATTCTGTGGTCCTAATGGCCTTTCTCACTCCTACTGTTACCACCCTGATGTGATTAAGTTGTCATGCTCAGATACCAAAGTCAATAGTATATGTGGGTTAGCAGCTCTCATCCTGAGCACAGGAATTGACACACCATGCATTGTTCTGTCTTACATCCTGATCATTCGCTCTGTCCTCAGTATAGCATCTCCCACAGAGCAGAAGAAGGCATTCAGCACCTGTGGGTCTCACATAGGGGCTGTTGCCATCTTTTATATCCCCATGATTAGCCTATCCCTAACACATCGCTATGGTCAGATGGCTCCTAAGATTGTTCATACAATGATGGCCAACATCTACCTGATGCTTCCACCTGTGCTGAACCCCATTATATACAGTGTGAAAACAACCCAACTTCGCAAAGTAATGGGCAAATTACTCCTTGCAAAGTAG